In one Plasmodium reichenowi strain SY57 chromosome 7, whole genome shotgun sequence genomic region, the following are encoded:
- a CDS encoding alpha/beta hydrolase, putative, whose protein sequence is MGNTLSNSTLFRPTEPSYDDELKNLVYIPELMNIDVNKFWNDKTYEIFNKEENIKELHNKKFPALFLYYTKDVKTKHTIMYFHSNSCDLGQIYDELNHLHEHLHANILAIEYIGFGLCYLEGSTNQYNINRRALAAYNFLKSLNIKNENILLFGRSIGTGVASKLAYNLKLIGVSVAGIILHSPYISIEKLVEDYFTYSSYFIENIYDNYKNLSFLSNNTDSDIPILLIHGKEDEIIHVSHSEYLMKNLNNKFKHASYPTDSYHNYYYVIDDLGIPIKIFLETLSKSKNAKSVDINIPKAYFYRELIYYRINGLDETFKRLNEDEKNKNTNDKKTTKGESSKDISKDTFKDTSKDTFKDTSKDTFKDISKDTFKDICSIDKLTKKRGSKKKDKKEKSTNITCTNIINNNSSNDLSIQNITNANIKNKEQEHTDQSTQKNNNKCSKKGDSIYSIIKNEYIRNTLENNLKKNYMASKKHYHKNDEEKKKSNIKQNNVLHKEDENKMLKQNHSDIKKNKHRDKYNIEENVNKKSKETKNTKTSKGYPNILNKNYDKEIINEEKKKKKKKNINNVNINIITSSSSKKNFNDHYENNLFDKWDGKIYCTKKKKKTEESDEKNEFNTNVEQYISSCQSNQRNKKGTNDDNNLDKENNIYIKECNIYDINSINNNNNNKYEICNYDNDNDNINTFKTNSSSSNLDKDKNHTLYNEKYKDEYPKHEDEKNKKFPIIHYKINDFKYYIKNNIINKEKIDNTVEG, encoded by the exons atgggAAACACCTTGTCCAATTCAACCCTATTCCGCCCTACTGAACCAAGt TATGATGATGAATTGAAAAATCTTGTATACATCCCCGAATTAATGAACATTGATGTCAACAAATTTTGGAATGACAAAACATATGAAATATTCAATAAGGAAgagaatataaaagaacttcataataaaaagtttccagctttatttttatattatactaAGGATGTAAAAACTAAACATACCATAATGTATTTTCATAGTAATTCCTGTGATCTAGGACAAATTTATGATGAACTTAATCATTTACATGAACATTTGCATGCTAATATTTTGGCTATAGAATATATAGGATTTGGGTTATGTTATTTAGAAGGTTCAACAAAccaatataatattaacagAAGAGCATTAGCTgcttataattttttaaaatcattaaatattaaaaatgaaaatattttattatttggtAGATCTATAGGTACAGGAGTTGCTAGTAAGTTAGCATATAACTTAAAATTAATTGGAGTGTCAGTAGCTGGAATTATTTTACATTCtccatatatatctatagAAAAATTAGTTGAAGATTATTTTACTTAttcttcttattttattgaaAACATTTAcgataattataaaaactTATCTTTCCTAAGTAACAATACAGATTCAGATATACCAATTTTGTTAATACATGGTAAAGAAGATGAAATTATTCATGTCTCCCATTCAGAATATTTAATGAAGAATTTGAACAACAAATTTAAACATGCTTCTTATCCAACTGATTcatatcataattattactacGTTATAGAT GATCTTGGAATTccaataaaaatattcctAGAAACCTTGAGCAAATCAAAGAATGCAAAATCTGTTGATATTAATATTCCCAAAGCTTATTTTTATAGAga ACTTATATATTACCGAATAAATGGCCTCGATGAAACATTCAAAAGGTTAAATGAAGacgaaaaaaataaaaacacaAATGACAAGAAGACAACAAAAGGAGAGTCATCAAAAGATATATCTAAAGATACATTTAAAGATACATCTAAAGATACATTTAAAGATACATCTAAAGATACATTTAAAGATATATCTAAAGATACATTTAAAGATATATGTTCCATTGAtaaattaacaaaaaaaagaggttccaaaaaaaaagataaaaaagaaaaaagcACAAATATAACTTGTACTAATATAATCAATAACAATTCAAGTAACGACCTATctatacaaaatataacaaatgctaatataaaaaataaggaaCAAGAACATACAGATCAAAGtacacaaaaaaataataataaatgttcTAAAAAAGGGGATTCAATATATagtattattaaaaatgaatatataagaaatacACTTGAAaacaatttaaaaaaaaattatatggCATCCAAAAAACATTATCATAAAAAcgatgaagaaaaaaaaaaatcaaatattAAACAAAACAATGTATTGCACAAGgaagatgaaaataaaatgttaaaacaaaatcacagtgatattaaaaaaaataaacatcgagataaatataatatagaagaaaatgttaataaaaaaagtaaagaaacaaaaaatacaaaaacCTCAAAAGGATATCCAAACATtctaaataaaaattatgataaagaaatcatcaatgaagaaaaaaaaaagaaaaaaaaaaagaatataaataatgtaaatataaatataattacatcatcatcttcaaaaaaaaatttcaatgatcattatgaaaataatttatttgataAATGGGATggtaaaatatattgtaccaagaaaaaaaaaaaaacagaagaatctgatgaaaaaaatgaatttaatacaaatgttgaacaatatatttcttcttgTCAAAGTAACcaaagaaataaaaaaggaactaatgatgataataacTTGGATAAGgaaaacaatatatatataaaagaatgtaatatttatgatattaatagtataaataataataataataacaagtacgaaatatgtaattatgataatgataatgataatattaatacatttaaaaCAAATTCATCATCCAGTAATCTAGACAAGGACAAAAATCATACgttatataatgaaaaatataaagatgAATATCCTAAACATGAAGacgaaaaaaataaaaagtttcctattattcattataaaataaatgatttcaaatattatatcaaaaacaacattattaataaagaaaaaattgatAATACTGTTGAAGGGTAA
- a CDS encoding hypothetical protein (conserved Plasmodium protein, unknown function): MICMIFYVLFVLLLQDIIIWKNINVKCYLKRKESSNIKCNFNLIDNYVKRKNFFFLNNKSCWRYKDKGNEYERKLKYTHMDIKNKNRKYKLKMNTKNMVKEVVKDIQGVWKFFLPVYIMDREFKRAKDMNPDENYNNINKNTYDDNEDNSNTNDEMNDEMDDEMNNKMNNKMNNKMNDKMNNKMNDEMDDEMDDLEDNENTDMDINNKNNSDDENNLNLLRGERLQPLPMFVYNYENIVSASDWTYAYWSNEYVEKNIFECTIKIINKMNSKYMILLQGYLFLSNVNALNDKNIRLVPAQIFTNIFLAHNDNVDESSSLIPPNVKVYDKNGNEVKDVLSILEKKDPEFKKEKRKIESFLGIKKWKYLGISTAYKIVGEGKNMFNINHMLTGKDENIFYNIMDFDTINNNYNKEGFTHLKEVFNSYFHKPSNETFSLIIKKNSLLNIYLNIIHVYF; this comes from the exons ATGATTTGCATGATATTTTATGTTCTTTTCGTTTTATTACTACAagatataattatatggaaaaatattaatgttaagtgttatttaaaaagaaaggAATCTAGTAATATTAAGTGTAATTTTAATCTTATTGACAATTATgtaaaaagaaagaattttttttttttgaataacAAATCATGTTGGAGATATAAGGATAAAGGAAATGAGTATGAAAGAAAATTgaaatatacacatatggatattaagaataaaaatagaaagtataaattaaagatgaatacaaaaaatatggTAAAAGAAGTTGTTAAAGACATACAAGGTGTTTGGAAGTTTTTTTTACctgtatatataatggaTAGAGAATTTAAAAGAGCTAAGGATATGAATCCAGATGagaattataataatataaataaaaatacatatgaCGACAATGAAGATAATAGTAATACAAATGATGAAATGAATGATGAAATGGATGAtgaaatgaataataaaatgaataataaaatgaataataaaatgaatgataaaatgaataataaaatgaatgaTGAAATGGATGATGAAATGGATGATTTAGaagataatgaaaatacagatatggatataaataataaaaataattcagacgatgaaaataatttaaatttattaagaGGAGAAAGATTACAACCATTACCTATGTTtgtttataattatgaaaacATTGTTTCCGCCTCTGATTGGACTTATGCTTATTGGTCCAATGAATAtgttgaaaaaaatatatttgaatgtactataaaaataataaataaaatgaatagtaaatatatgattCTTTTACAAggatatttatttttatcaaatgTTAATGCcttaaatgataaaaatatacgATTAGTACCAGCACaaatatttacaaatatatttctagCACATAATGATAATGTAGATGAATCATCCTCTTTAATACCTCCAAATGTAAAAGTATATGATAAAAACGGTAATGAAGTCAAAGATGTTTTAAGTATTTTAGAAAAGAAAGACCCAGAATTTAAAAAGgagaaaagaaaaatcGAATCATTCCTaggtataaaaaaatggaaatatCTAGGTATTTCCACTGCTTATAAAATAGTAGGAGAAGGgaaaaatatgtttaatataaatcatatgTTAACAGGaaaagatgaaaatattttttataatattatggATTTTGAtactattaataataattataacaaaGAAGGATTTACACATTTAAAGGAAGTCTTTAATTCTTATTTTCATAAACCTTCCAATGAAACGTTTTCCTTAATCATCAAAAAG AATTctcttttaaatatatatttaaatattatacatgtatatttttaa
- a CDS encoding RNA-binding protein, putative: MNNNENENNEIITLTKDNTATTTTSTTYNNNNIMDEQEQCCYYIYVNNISYGPYLVDQVIQMLNEKRINSMTPIFKKGDNNWKYLYNDDILKKYICNNNMLDTSYLENIKSDKVQNKINEQNQNDNKTHNNKDVTHKSNLEHVKINEHDQYTKNHNNHSNQFVTNQEDELERIRKREKKKRYLERKKEKIEKGLCDKKIKNSSIYITGLPNNVVKEEIYEVFKKAGIIKIDTERNEPQIKIYYDDNNNIKGDALVTYVYTQSVDMAIKYFDNFLFRQNCIIHVEKAQFNNKKKQVIKISKEEILKKKKKIKAAKLEQLRLQRGGEVYTGTKKKIVVFRNVFSYEDAMKYDEGDSFYDFIKNMLEMEIKKYVPVHKVYPIPKHPHGIVCVKFKGVEEAETIVSCFNDIELNGKKLEVYFYDGKQDFKSQCLSPKNKEKYDLQNMNSNEDLNEDTKDDKDPQTLFNPNLKSFHEWIDNQSEDEEHEIMVE, translated from the exons atgaataataacgaaaatgaaaataatgagATTATCACATTAACAAAAGATAACACTgctactactactactagtactacatataataataataatattatggATGAACAAGAACAatgttgttattatatttatgtaaacAATATTTCGTATGGTCCATATTTAGTAGATCAAGTTATTCAAATGCtgaatgaaaaaagaataaacTCAATGACACccatatttaaaaaaggaGATAATAATTGGAAATATctatataatgatgatatattaaaaaaatatatttgtaataataatatgttgGACACTTCatatttagaaaatattaaaagtgATAAAgttcaaaataaaattaacgagcaaaatcaaaatgataataaaacCCACAACAATAAAGATGTTACACATAAAAGTAATTTGGAACATGTAAAGATAAATGAACATGATCAGTACACaaaaaatcataataaCCACAGTAATCAATTTGTCACTAATCAAGAAGATGAATTAGAAAGAATAAGAAAAagagaaaagaaaaaaagataccttgaaagaaaaaaagaaaaaatcGAAAAAGGTTTAtgtgataaaaaaattaaaaatagttctatatatattacagGATTACCTAACAACGTAGTGAAAGAAGAAATTTATGAAGTCTTTAAAAAAGCTGgaataattaaaattgaTACAGAACGTAATGAACCacaaattaaaatatactatgatgataataataatataaaaggaGATGCTCTAGTTACTTATGTATATACACAAAGTGTAGACATGGCCATCaaatattttgataattttCTCTTTAGACAAAATTGCATAATTCATGTAGAAAAAGCACAATtcaataataaaaaaaaacaagttattaaaatatccaaagaagaaatattaaaaaaaaaaaaaaaaattaaagcCGCAAAATTGGAACAACTCAGGTTACAAAGAGGAGGAGAAGTATATACaggaacaaaaaaaaaaattgtagTTTTTAGAAACGTTTTCTCATATGAAGATGCAATg aaatATGACGAGGGAGATTCTTTTTATGactttataaaaaatatgctTGAAATG gaaattaaaaaatatgtaccAGTTCATAAAGTGTATCCAATACCG aaaCATCCCCATGGAATAGTATGTGTTAAATTCAAAGGTGTAGAAGAAGCAGAAACTATTGTTTCG tGCTTTAATGATATTGAACTGAACGGGAAAAAATTGGAggtttatttttatgatgGAAAGCAAGACTTCAAATCACAGTGTTTATCTCCTAAG aataaagaaaaatacgatttacaaaatatgaACAGTAATGAAGACTTAAATGAGGACACAAAAG ATGACAAGGATCCACAAACTTTATTTAATCCTAATTTGAAATCTTTTCAT GAATGGATTGATAACCAAAGTGAAGATGAAGAACACGAAATTATGGttgaataa
- a CDS encoding signal recognition particle subunit SRP9, putative, whose protein sequence is MVYAESWNDFIHTTRNIISKSPDKTRYVIKLHRPSETIIVKVTDNNNSIMYKLDKNDNMKKIEELNSLFLMWGTSENTNEPFPLKMNKITDKGTIDQKMKKTK, encoded by the exons a TGGTTTATGCAGAGTCGTGGAATGATTTCATTCATACCACAAGGAATATTATTTCAAAATCTCCAGATaaa aCAAGATATGTCATAAAATTACATAGACCTAGTGAAACAATTATAGTAAAAGTTAcggataataataat agTATTATGTACAAGTTAGATAAgaatgataatatgaaaaaaatcGAAGAACTAAATTCTCTTTTCTTAATGTGGGGAACTAGTGAAAACACAAACGAACCATTTCCTCTTAAAATGAACA AAATCACTGATAAAGGAACTATAGAccaaaaaatgaaaaaaactaaataa